A window of Streptomyces sp. NBC_01142 genomic DNA:
CGGTCCATGGCCCAGGCGGTGGCGTCCGCGCTCTGGTCGCGGTTCTCCAGGAGGGCGTTCAGTACGACGGGCCAGGAGAGGTCCGCCACGCTGTCGCCGCCAACCGGGGTCACAACGTTCATGGTCCACTCCAGGTCCACAGCCGAATAGGGATGGGTCCACCCTATCCAGCCCCGCAGACGGCGAAGAGCCCCGTCCATCGAATGGACGGGGCTCTTCGCTGTGGCGATCAGTACCGACATGTACCGATCAGTTCAGGCGATCAGTGGTGGCCGTCGCCACTGGTGATCTCCTTGTACTCCTCGGCGGACGGCTTGGGGATCTGGCTTCCCTCGCCGTAGTAGCCCTTGCTCAGCTTGGCCCTCAGCTTCTCGGAACGCTTCACCTTGCGCTCGACGCCGTTCTCGTCGACCGTCCGGCCGATCTCGGCCGGCTCGTACTGCTCGTGCGCCGTGAGCTTGTACAGGTCGCCCTGGCTGAGCGGCTCGTGGATCTCGACGAACTCACCGTGCGGGAGGCGCTTGATGATGCCGGTCTCGCGTCCGTGCAGCACCTTGTCCCTGTCGCGACGCTGCAGACCCAGACAGATCCGCTTGGTGACGATGAAGGCGAGGACCGGTCCGACGAAGTACGTGATCCGGACGAACCAGGTGATCGCGTTGATCGACAGATGGAAGTGCGTCGCGAAGATGTCGTTTCCACCACCGAGCAGCATGATCACGTAGGCCGTGATCCAGGCGACGCCCAGCGCGGTCCGGGTCGGCGCATTGCGCGGCCGGTCCAGGATGTGGTGCTCCCGCTTGTCGCCGGTGACCCAGGACTCGATGAACGGATAGACCGCGATCGCGCCCAGCACCAGACCGAAGACCACCAGCGGGATGAAGACACCCAGCACAAGGGTGTGGCCCCAGAAGTTGATCTCCCAGCCCGGCATCACACGGATCAGACCCTCGGCGAAGCCCATGTACCAGTCGGGCTGGGCGCCGGTGGACACCTGGTCCGGACGGTACGGGCCGAGTGCCCACACCGGGTTGATCGTGAACGTCGCCGCGATGATCGAGATGACACCGAAGACCAGGAAGAAGAAGCCTCC
This region includes:
- a CDS encoding cytochrome bc complex cytochrome b subunit, encoding MSTATDDKNRKAPAGERVADWADGRLGIYSLAKANMRKIFPDHWSFMLGEICLYSFIIIILTGVYLTLFFHPSMNEIEYHGPYVPMQGIRMTEAYASTLDISFDVRGGLLIRQIHHWAAIVFLAGMFVHMMRVFFTGAFRKPREINWMFGFLLFVLGMFTGFTGYSLPDDLLSGTGVRFTQGAILATPIVGTYISFFLFGGEFPGHDMVARFYSIHILLLPGIMLGLVVAHLILVFYHKHTQFAGPGRTNKNVVGMPLLPVYMAKAGGFFFLVFGVISIIAATFTINPVWALGPYRPDQVSTGAQPDWYMGFAEGLIRVMPGWEINFWGHTLVLGVFIPLVVFGLVLGAIAVYPFIESWVTGDKREHHILDRPRNAPTRTALGVAWITAYVIMLLGGGNDIFATHFHLSINAITWFVRITYFVGPVLAFIVTKRICLGLQRRDRDKVLHGRETGIIKRLPHGEFVEIHEPLSQGDLYKLTAHEQYEPAEIGRTVDENGVERKVKRSEKLRAKLSKGYYGEGSQIPKPSAEEYKEITSGDGHH